AAATTTGATTTAAAGACATATCTCTATCACAAGTACCCTGAATTAAAAGTTTTTGAAAAAGTGGATTTTGAAAGGCTTGTAGGAGCAGAAAATATAAATGCTGATTTTATAGCTGTACCCTCGGATAACAAAGCGTATATATACTCCTTTAAAGATCAAACAGATGATTACGCAAAATTAAAAGGTCATCATGGTGGTTTATCTGAAGACGAAATGTATGTTCCTCTGGTGATACTAAATGGTTGAATATTATGTACCTAAATGGGAAGAAATAGAAGAAGGGATTTTAGATGTTGTAGAGAAAATGGTTAATGATGACTTTGTGCCAGACGTTATTGTTGCTATCTTAACTGGTGGAGTAATACCAGCTAAATTAGTCGCAGACGCATTAGGGATTAGAAATATAAAATACATAGATATAAAATTCTATAAAGGAATTGAGTCTAGAGAAAGAAAACCAGTAATAAAAGCTGTTTATGTAGATAACTTAGAAAATAAGAAGGTTCTAATAATAGATGACGTAGCAGATACTGGTGAAACATTAGATGCTGTAGGTAACATCATAACTATGTATAATCCTTCTCTCATTAGATCAGCTACGGTATATGTGAAACCTTGGTCTAGGAAATATCCTGATTATTATTATAAAATATTAGATAAATGGATCATTTTTCCATGGGATAAATGGGAAGTAGTAAGAGAAAACACAAATGCACCAATAGATAAAAAGGAAAAATATTTTGATATTTTGAGAAAACTTAGAAAATAGATGGTTCCCTATATTCTCCCCATATTTCTCTTAAAGTTCCGCTAATCTCTCCTACTGTTGCACCAGCTTTTATAGCGTTTAAAATGTATGGGAATAAGTTTTCATTTTCTTTTTCTGCAGCTTTCCTTAACATATTTAGTGAATCTCTCCACTTTATTTCATCCCTCTCGCTTCTATATTTCTTTAATCTCTCTAGAACTCTATTTCTCACTTCTGGATTAACCCTAAATACTTCAGTAGTTCCAATCCAATCTGGTTCATAAAACATATTTACACCTACTTTAACCATTTCTCCACTTTCAATTTTCTTTTGAATCCTATAAGCACTTTCAGCAATTTCTGCTTGTGGATAACCTTTTTCAATAGCCTTCATCATGCCCCCCATACTCTCAATTTTTTCAATTATTTTCCATGCTTTCTCCTCAATTTCATCTGTTAGTGCTTCAATGTAATAAGATCCAGCTAATGGGTCTATTGTGTCAGCAGCACCACTCTCATACGCAATAATTTGCTGAACTCTTATAGCAATCTTAGCCGCTTTCTCACTTGGCAAAGCTAAGGCTTCATCATAGGAATTTACGTGTAAGCTTTGAGTTCCTCCTAGTACAGCAGCTAAAGCTTGTAAAGTAGTTCTAATGATATTTATTTCTGGCTGTTGTGCTGTTAACTCGGCACCGCCAGTTTGTGTGTGGAATCTTAACATCATTGATTCTGGTTTTTTAGCACCAAACCATTCTTTCATTATTTTGGCCCACATTCTCCTTGCCGCCCTAAACTTTGCCACTTCTTCAAAAATGTTAGTATATCCAGCGAAGAAGAATGAGAGTTTAGGCGCAAATTCATCTACTGGAATTCCTCTTTCCATTGTCTTTCTTACATACTCAATTCCATCTGCTAGTGTAAATGCTACCTCAAGTATTGCATCAGCACCAGCTTCTCTAATGTGATATCCACTAATACTTATTGGATACCACTTTGGTATGTTTTTAGCTGAATATTCTATTAAATCTATTGCATATCTCATAGACGGTTCTGGCGGATATATAAAGTTTTTCCTCGCTATATATTCTTTTAGAATATCATTCTGAACTGTTCCATCTAAAACTTTCTTGTCAATTCCTCTTGCTTCAGCTGTAGCTACATACATTGAAAGCAATTCTATTGCTGTGGCATTGATTGTCATTGACGTAGTTACCTTATCTAAAGGTATGCCACTCATCACTATATCCATTTCTTTCCAATGGAACATTGAAACTCCAACAACACCAACTTCTGTAAACGCTAAGATATGATCAGGGTCTAATCCTAACTGTGTTGGTAAATCAAATGCCATACTTAAACCAGTTTGTCCTGCTTGTAGTAATTTTCTAAATCTTTCATTTGTGTCTTCAGCGGATCCAAACCCTGCATATTGTCTAATTGTCCATAATCTTCCCCTATACATTGTAGGGTAAATTCCTCTGGTAAAGGGATATTCACCTGGAAAACCTATTTTTTCGGCATAAGAACCTTTAAGGTCTAATGGTGTGTATAATCTCTTAACTTCAATTCCCGAGGGAGTAGAGAATGATTGTTTTCTTTCAGGTCTTTTGCTCAACCATGGCTTTAGAACTTTTTCCTCCCACTGCTGGTAACTTTCTTTAATTTTCTCCTCAGTATCCAAATCTAAATCCCGCATTTATATATGTTTAAACACTTAAAACTTTTGCTTTTTTAAACAAACTTTTAAGTCAAAAATGTAAAAATACAATTGATGGAGACACAAAATATAGATCATATAGGTATTGCTGTGGAAAATATAGAGGAAGCAATAAAATTTTATACTGAAAAGTTGGGAATGAAGGTTATACATAGAGAAGTGTTGGAGGATAGAGGCTTAAAGGTTGCATTTTTAACTGGTAAAGAAGGCGAAACAGCAATAGAATTATTAGAACCTATTAACCATGAAGATATGAATAATACTGTAGCTAAATTCATTAAAAATAGGGGTCAGGGTTTACATCATTTAGCTATAAAAGTTGAAAACATAGAGTCTTCACTTAAGGAGTTAGAATCTCAAGGAATTCAGTTAGTTGATAAAAAGCCAAGACCTGGTGCTAGAGGGCATTTAGTTGCGTTTGTTCACCCTAAGAGTGTGATGGGTGTTTTACTGGAGTTAGTTCAGCCGAGAGAATAAATGATTTTTTAACTTCAGTTTGATATATATTATTGGGATCAACAATGTCAAGGAAATATAGAGATCCTTTCGATTTATTTGATGAACTTTTTAGAGAAATAGAGGAGGAATTTGAGAGATTTGAAAGAGAGTTTATGAGATTAGGTAGTGAAGAAGGTGCTAAAGTTTACGGTCCTTACGTTTATGGATTTAGAATAACAGTAGGGCCAGACGGAAAACCAAAAATTGAAGAATTTGGAAACGTAAGGAATTTTAAGGGGAAACCTATAGTAAGTGAAGAAAGAGAACCATTAGTTGATGTTATAGAGAAAAATGATGAAGTTAGAGTAATAGCTGAAGTACCTGGCGTGAATAAAGATCAGATTAAAGTAAAAATTTCTGGAAATAAGTTGATCATACAAGCACAAGGTGAAGATAGAAAGTATTATAAAGAGGTAGAATTACCTACTGAGGTTGATGATAAAAGTGCTAAAGCTACGTATAATAATGGTGTATTACAAGTAATTTTGAAGAAGAAACAGCACCAAGAAGCTGGTACCGAAATTAAGGTTGAGTAGAATTATCTAATTTTTTTATAACTACTTTTTCGCTTTGAATAAAGCTTAATCCACTAGGATCTTCTATGATCAATGTAAATGGTTTTTTACCCTCTTTTGCTTCAAATATATCTTTACACGTTTTTTCATTACACTCATTTATTTGATCTATAATGATTTCTAATATACCTTCCACAGTTGTTATAATTCCTTGATAAGCAGAGCCAGCTGTTATCTCAACACCTAACTCTGGAATTATTAAGCTAGCAAACGCTGATCTATATACGATAGTATTTAGATCGTTTTCTGTTTCAATTTTATATTCTAACTTTATAGGAGTTAGTGTTTCGAAAGGTTTTACATCTCTTACTCTGAATCCACAATTTTCACACTCCCAAACTGATAATTCTAACTTGCCTACCTTAGGAGCCTCATAAACGTACTCTTTAATTACTAGAGTCTCTTTATGGCATACCGGGCAAATGTGTTTTCCTTCATAGAGTAATTTAGGCTCACTCATTTATCTTCAATTATAAAATTTAAACCCTAGTACAAATTATTTATTGATAAAAGTGGTGAGATGAACTATCCTAGAGAAAGTGAAGATGGTAAGATTGAGTATAAACTTATTCTTACCAGTAAGGATGAAAGTAGATTACAAGAGTTAGCGTCTCAAATGAAGTATAGATTAGAAGAAGGAGGAGGAGAGGCTTTCTATATAATTGGTGTTAGCGATAATGGTGAAGTATTAGGATTAACAGAGAACGAGTTGAATAAGAGCTTAGAAATTCTTTCAAAAATATCATCCATTATTAATGCAAAGATAGTTCATGTAAGGAAAGTAGAAGCAAAAAAAGGAAAATATATTGCTGAAGTTTTAGTTAGAATTCATAGAGACAAAATACCGGTACAAGTAAATATTGCAGTCATGGGTCATGTGAATGCTGGCAAAAGCACTTTAACTGGGGCTCTTATTTTTGGAAAATTAGACGATGGCAATGGTACTTTGAGAGCAATGGTAGCTAAACACGTCCATGAAGTAATATCAGGTAGAACTTCTTCCATAACACTAAGAGTTCTTGGCTTAAAAGATAATGGGGAAGTAGTAAATTGGAACTTACGAGACCCGTTAGACGAAGCTGATGTAACACTAAATAGTTCTAAAATTATACGTTTAGTAGATTTAGGTGGTCATGAGAGATATCTAAGAACTACGCTTAAAGGTTTGTTAGGTTACGAGATAGATTATGTTATGCTCGTTGTAGGATCAGATGACGGTTTATCAGCTATGGGGAAGGAACATTTAGCAGTAGCATCTATTTTACATTTTCCAATTTTTATTGTTATAACTAAAATTGATAAATATCCGAAAGAAAGAATTAATGAGATAATAACTGATATAAGAAATGTTCTAAAAATTCCTGGAATAAATAGACTTGTAATTGAGGTAGAGAGTGAAGAAGATTTGTTAAATGCAATTCTTGCTATGAGAACTGGAAGAGTAGTTCCAATATTTAAAGTCTCTAATGTAACTGGAGAAGGGCTATCTTTGCTTATAAAG
The sequence above is drawn from the Sulfurisphaera tokodaii str. 7 genome and encodes:
- a CDS encoding acyl-CoA mutase large subunit family protein — translated: MDTEEKIKESYQQWEEKVLKPWLSKRPERKQSFSTPSGIEVKRLYTPLDLKGSYAEKIGFPGEYPFTRGIYPTMYRGRLWTIRQYAGFGSAEDTNERFRKLLQAGQTGLSMAFDLPTQLGLDPDHILAFTEVGVVGVSMFHWKEMDIVMSGIPLDKVTTSMTINATAIELLSMYVATAEARGIDKKVLDGTVQNDILKEYIARKNFIYPPEPSMRYAIDLIEYSAKNIPKWYPISISGYHIREAGADAILEVAFTLADGIEYVRKTMERGIPVDEFAPKLSFFFAGYTNIFEEVAKFRAARRMWAKIMKEWFGAKKPESMMLRFHTQTGGAELTAQQPEINIIRTTLQALAAVLGGTQSLHVNSYDEALALPSEKAAKIAIRVQQIIAYESGAADTIDPLAGSYYIEALTDEIEEKAWKIIEKIESMGGMMKAIEKGYPQAEIAESAYRIQKKIESGEMVKVGVNMFYEPDWIGTTEVFRVNPEVRNRVLERLKKYRSERDEIKWRDSLNMLRKAAEKENENLFPYILNAIKAGATVGEISGTLREIWGEYREPSIF
- the mce gene encoding methylmalonyl-CoA epimerase, with the protein product METQNIDHIGIAVENIEEAIKFYTEKLGMKVIHREVLEDRGLKVAFLTGKEGETAIELLEPINHEDMNNTVAKFIKNRGQGLHHLAIKVENIESSLKELESQGIQLVDKKPRPGARGHLVAFVHPKSVMGVLLELVQPRE
- the hsp20 gene encoding archaeal heat shock protein Hsp20; this encodes MSRKYRDPFDLFDELFREIEEEFERFEREFMRLGSEEGAKVYGPYVYGFRITVGPDGKPKIEEFGNVRNFKGKPIVSEEREPLVDVIEKNDEVRVIAEVPGVNKDQIKVKISGNKLIIQAQGEDRKYYKEVELPTEVDDKSAKATYNNGVLQVILKKKQHQEAGTEIKVE
- a CDS encoding GTPBP1 family GTP-binding protein; this translates as MNYPRESEDGKIEYKLILTSKDESRLQELASQMKYRLEEGGGEAFYIIGVSDNGEVLGLTENELNKSLEILSKISSIINAKIVHVRKVEAKKGKYIAEVLVRIHRDKIPVQVNIAVMGHVNAGKSTLTGALIFGKLDDGNGTLRAMVAKHVHEVISGRTSSITLRVLGLKDNGEVVNWNLRDPLDEADVTLNSSKIIRLVDLGGHERYLRTTLKGLLGYEIDYVMLVVGSDDGLSAMGKEHLAVASILHFPIFIVITKIDKYPKERINEIITDIRNVLKIPGINRLVIEVESEEDLLNAILAMRTGRVVPIFKVSNVTGEGLSLLIKFLNMLPPKNKVEKVSISQPPLVYIDEIYNVTGVGTVILGSVIRGSVNTNDIYYIGPTKFGEFKPVKVKSIQLNRIFVDTVYSGSIATFAIQGVEKDTLRKGMVLVKNDPKAHKKFKAKVIVLHHPTTIREGYVATLHLYTIRQAVKFEKITKKYLRTGDSSEVVLSFLYRPEYIEKDQIFVFREGRTRGLGIITELLD
- a CDS encoding ZPR1 zinc finger domain-containing protein, with protein sequence MSEPKLLYEGKHICPVCHKETLVIKEYVYEAPKVGKLELSVWECENCGFRVRDVKPFETLTPIKLEYKIETENDLNTIVYRSAFASLIIPELGVEITAGSAYQGIITTVEGILEIIIDQINECNEKTCKDIFEAKEGKKPFTLIIEDPSGLSFIQSEKVVIKKLDNSTQP
- a CDS encoding phosphoribosyltransferase; this encodes MVEYYVPKWEEIEEGILDVVEKMVNDDFVPDVIVAILTGGVIPAKLVADALGIRNIKYIDIKFYKGIESRERKPVIKAVYVDNLENKKVLIIDDVADTGETLDAVGNIITMYNPSLIRSATVYVKPWSRKYPDYYYKILDKWIIFPWDKWEVVRENTNAPIDKKEKYFDILRKLRK